The following proteins are encoded in a genomic region of Ostrea edulis chromosome 7, xbOstEdul1.1, whole genome shotgun sequence:
- the LOC125656290 gene encoding thyrotropin-releasing hormone receptor-like — MDVPAELTFGLPNASSLLNCSNATFQPASETISDSSWALITIISTILLVIGVIGNTIVIIVVSTRKKLRTPTFTAIACLSVADFLCLCSRYVFTINGNRYVMGYQFLNIYATVTFYFLHSANFHIVLITYLRYVFITKPLQSVTITTKSVLKMSGGVWFAGILTGSLYCLRIVLELHDNITAKDGYVFEIISGIYVTFVPFLLIVVLHIMKIFKLKKTGHLSSGQHSSISRKMSLMIFIIIVIYLLSTIPILTGVILYFTCIFIDFRLAVCHILFCYHPEHVVSMCLLLNNAVNPLIYFFFSPPSLKVLRRIKQCCTKS; from the exons ATGGATGTACCCGCAG AGCTGACGTTCGGACTTCCAAATGCGTCATCTTTATTGAATTGTAGCAATGCTACATTTCAACCAGCCTCAGAAACCATTTCTGATTCTTCGTGGGCTTTAATTACAATCATCTCAACAATCCTCCTTGTTATCGGAGTGATCGGTAATACTATTGTAATCATTGTTGTATCAACAAGGAAGAAACTTCGAACACCGACATTCACGGCAATAGCTTGTCTTTCTGTTGCTGATTTCCTATGTTTGTGCTCGCGTTACGTGTTCACGATTAACGGTAATAGATATGTCATGGGATACcaatttttgaatatttacGCAACAGTGACGTTTTATTTCTTACACAGTGCGAACTTTCATATCGTGTTGATTACATATTTACGTTATGTATTTATTACTAAACCTTTGCAAAGTGTGACGATCACCACAAAAAGCGTATTAAAAATGTCGGGAGGAGTATGGTTTGCAGGAATACTAACTGGATCTCTATACTGCCTAAGAATTGTGTTGGAACTGCATGATAATATCACTGCCAAGGATGGTTATGTTTTCGAAATAATATCCGGTATATATGTCACATTTGTACCATTTCTACTCATTGTGGTTTTgcatattatgaaaattttcaaactaaAAAAGACGGGACATTTGTCATCAGGACAACACTCATCAATTTCGAGAAAAATGTCCCTGATGATATTTATAATCATTGTGATTTATCTATTGAGTACTATTCCAATATTAACAGGtgtaattttatattttacatgtatttttatagaTTTCAGGCTCGCTGTGTGTCATATTCTCTTTTGTTATCACCCTGAACATGTTGTGTCAATGTGTTTGCTTTTGAACAATGCTGTTAATCCATtaatttacttctttttttcTCCCCCAAGTCTTAAAGTCCTTCGCAGAATCAAGCAATGCTGCACAAAATCTTAA